The Legionella jordanis genomic sequence TCGAGCTTCTTAAAGAATTAGCTCCTCATTTACTAAAAGCAGGTGCTGATAATATTCCACACATTTTTCATACGATTTGGCTGGGGAGTGAATGGCCGGCTTTGGGGGTAAGGGAAACTACCCTTCTCAATGAAGAAAAAGGGGCTTATACAGTCAATCCTTTGGAAGATAATGTGACCTCTGTCAAGCGCAGTAACCCAGATGCCGCTCATTTGTTTTGGACAGACCGAGAAATTATTCCAGATTCGATGCAGCGCTGGTGTGATGATAGAGGAATTAAACTTGTCCAAATTCAATCAATTTTCCCATTAAAAGGGGATGACTTAGAGAAAAAACTCTATTCTTTCTATGTTAATGAAAAAGCCCGTCAAAGTTATGCTGCTGCAGCGGACATACTGCGGCTCATGATATTGCGTTCAATTCCTGGTATCTACCTGGATATTGATATTCGAGTGGATAAAGAATTACAGGAAATAGAAGCGAAATATGGAATAAGGCTTAACATCGGTAAAGTAAAATACGGCTATGATTCTTCCCTTACCAAGGAAGGTTCCTGCAACAACGATATCATTATGGCTAATGAACAAGCTAAGGAAACCTTGGAAGGGTTCTGTAGAACCCTTATAGAAAATTATGAAAAAACTTATGAGGAAATTTTTGCAAAACCTACTCCTGTTGACCACAAAATAATTGAATACAAAAAACAATTTAAAACGGTTGATTATTATTATCTGTTTAAACTGACTCCTATGTTAACTACAGGGCCGGGTATTGTCAGCGAGTACTACTATCGTACTAGAGACCATCGTGCTTTTGAGGATCACAGCGTGAATGGCAGCCCATTTTTTATGGAAAACGTGCAAACCTGGATCAGGAGGAAAGAATATGGGGACAATACGTTGATGTTCCGCTTTGATAGCCGAGAGTCCGCTATCGAGCATATTGTCACTTATATCCTGCACGATTTAAAAAGGGAGCCTCGTGTCTTACGTTTAGAAAATTACAGGAGTGCTCTTGAAGAATTTGGTATTGGTGATGAGGTCGTGCAGATATTGTTTACCCATGCTAAAGAAGAGTTGCGAGGCATTGAAGCCATCACTGGCTTGGAGAAATATTGCACAGACTTAAATACCCTAAATGTTATTTTAGAGGCTAAAGGACAATTGAAAAATTTTGATTTTGGGCCTCTTAGAGCACTGGTTTCGAGCAAATATGAAGCCAACCTAAAACAAATTTTAAATCTTTTGGATTCACACAACTACGAATTACGGGGCGGAGGAGTAAAGATAGGTAATAAAAGTTACTCACACAGCGCATACGAGATAAGAAACATCGTCGCTAAAGTATTAGACCAGGGCTCCATTTCACCTAAAAAATATTCGGATGTAGTTTGCGATATTGAGTTTATATTGTTTAACAAAGACAAAGCGACTAAGGGAAGCCATTTTTTTGGTTGGGGCGCAAGAGCTGCTTCTACAGTCAAGTTGTATAATGATATTCGAGAGTTATTCTATAGACCAGTCCAGGAGGATAAGGGCTTTGACCACGGAAGTGCTGCTGCTGTTTCACTAAAGTAGTGCTTCTTTAAAATAAAAGCATATAAGAATAATCTTGAAGGAGGTTGCCTTTCAGCTCACAAGCATGCCGGTTTACCTAACAAATGTAGGGCAAAACCTCCGCTCGGCATGAGGTAGCAAGTATAGTCGGTCCTGCCTTCATGCTCCTCATAAAGAAATTCAAAGAATTTCATCAATTAGCATCCAGTATATTTTGAACTATGCAAATAGATGATTTTTGGAAAGCAGTAGTGTTGAATTGTCGGGTCGTGGCCCGACCTACATAAATGTTCGATGCCCTAAACATAGTTTCTGTCAAGCTCTGGCTTTCAGGCAAAACATTCTGTCAGTGAAAGAAAAGATTATTCTTATGTGGCGGTTTGTAAGTCTCACGGTACTACCATGAGTTTCCATGGAAAATGAAAATCAAAACAAGTTTATGTTTACCGAAGTTTGAAGATTATGGGACTCGTATTAGGGTGCATTTTGGTTAAGTAGAAGTGCCCTCAGCATTAGGAAAGACTCAGTATTTTTTGAAATTGGCTAAAGCTTGAAAAAAAGGGTTGGGTATGGTGGCTATGGGTGGACTCGAACCACCGACCTCAGCATTATGAGTGCCGCGCTCTAACCGGCTGAGCTACATAGCCACAAGAGGCCGTGATTTTGTCTCTTTACGCCTTTGATGTCAATACTCATAAAATAAATTTTAGGAATATTTTATTTGATTCCACTAGAAGAACTACGAATTGGGCTTTATAAAGTTGGAAAATAGAAAAGAGTATGGGGAGAAACGGATTTCGCGGCTCTCCGCGAAATCCAGAGCATTTCGATTGGGTATTACAAAATCAATAAATAAAGAGCACCAGGGCCTCGCAAAACCTGAACCAAAAGTTGCTTTTTCTGTTCCAAGCCAATGCGTTGTAGTGTATTGACGTTTGGTGTTGGCTGTTTGTTCGCGGAAATAATAATATCTCCTGGACGTAAACCTGCTCGATATCCAGCGCTGCTTTCCAATGCACCAGTCACCTGTACACCGGTGATATGGCCATGCATGGGCGAATCCTGTTCAAAATTCTTAAGGGCTAAGCCATAGAGGAAAGGATTATTCGCTTGTAATTGCTGTTCGTGCTTCTTAACATCTGTTACGACAGCACTGACGGTCATTTCCTTACCTTCTCGTTGAATTGTAAGTTTTGCTTCAGTTCCCACCCGCAATAGACCGATAGTGGATTTTACCTGAGTAGCTTGACTAATTGGAGTGTCATTAATCCGGGTAATAATGTCCCCAGGTCTTAAACCGGCTTTTTCAGCAGGTGAACCTTGATTGACCTGAGCTATGAGCGCTCCTTGAAAGTCTTCAGAGTAACCCATTGCCTGGGCCAGCTCAGGCGTTAAATGTTGTACGAATATTCCCATTAAGCCACGGTGAATAGAACCGTATTTAATCAACTGTTGAGCTACGTCTTTTGCCATGTTGATGGGAATGGCAAAACCAATGCCAACGTTGCCGCCATAAGGCGAAATGATGGCTGTGTTTATGCCGATTAATTCACCTTTTGTATTAACCAGGGCGCCTCCTGAGTTTCCTGGATTAATTGCCGCATCGGTTTGAATGAAATTTTCTACGCCTTCAATGTTTAAATCACTACGCTTTGTAGCGCTGATGATGCCAAAAGTAGCCGTTTGGCTGTTACCGAAACTGTTAAGGCCGAAAGGATTACCTATTGCAACCACAAAATCGCCGACCTCTACTTTATCTGAATCACCAATTGGAAGGCTTTTCAAATTTTTAGCGTCAATTTTTAAAACGGCCAAGTCCGTTTCACTGTCGCTACCGACCAGTTTTGCCTTGAGTCTGCGGCCATCATTCAAGGTGATGGTAATTAAGGATGCATTTCGAATGACGTGATCATTGGTGATGATGACACCGTTTTGAGGGTCAACAATAACGCCTGAGCCTATGCTCTGAAATTTTTTGGGTTTCTCTGCCTGGGCTGGAGGTGCAGAAGGGCGGCTTTGGTTGTCTTCTTCTTCCTCAGCAGCGTTAGGATTAGGGATATAGCCCTGTACGGCCACATTAACAATAGCAGGCATGGCATTTTTTAGTATGGGAGCCCAAGTGCCTAAGGGTTGAACGGTATCGGCGTTGGCGCTAGGCAAGCCAAAATTAAAAAGCAAGATTGCAAATGCGGTACGTATTATTTTAGTCATATTTATTCCGTTTATTTCAAGTGAACCAAATAACTGTTGCCATTCTACCCGTTTGTGGCTCTCGGCGATAGGAAAAAAAGTCTTTTTTTTGCTCAAATGTACAAGCATTTGACTGAAAAACCGCTGAAACTCCTAAATTTGTGAGAATTTTCTCCGCTAAACCGGGTAAATTAGCCTGCCATTTTTCTCCTTTAGGATAAAACTGGTTGCTGCAAAATGGATAATGCCTTTGATAGCTTTCCAGGACGTCTTCTCCAACTTCAAAGCAGGATTGGCAAATGGCAGGACCTACCCAGGCAATTACTTCTTTTGGCGGACTTAGAAGTTTATTTAGGGTATTTTCGATAATCCCTTTGGCTAAGCCTCGCCAACCTGCATGAATGGCGGCAACTTCAGTCCCTTTCCGATTGGACATTAGAATTGGCAAGCAATCAGCAGTTAGAATGGCCAGAGGCTGGGAAGGCTTTCGACTAATAATTGCATCCGCGACTCGATTACTGTCTTCTTCGGCAACTACGCAAATATTGCTATGTATTTGTTCAAGCCAGACGGGTTCTTCCTTCATTCGAAAACACTCTTTAAGACGTGTCCGGTTTAGATTCACATCGTGTGGATTGTCACCAACATGCAGTGCAAGGTTATTGGCCGCATAGGGTTCATGGCTAAATCCCGGTTGTCGCAAAGTGGTGAAGGCTTTTACATTAGCCGGTGCAGTCCAGTTAGCATCAAGTTTAATCAAAATATTTATCCATAACTTCAAGAAGATAACGAAAATCATCCGGTAAAGGAGCCTCGAATGTCAATTCCTCCTGCGACTCAGGATGGAAAAAAGAAAGATAGGCGGCATGCAAGGCTTGGCGGCGGAAATTGCTTATCATTTCTCTGAAATCGGCATCGGCTTGGGCAGGGAAGCGCATTCTGCCGCCATACAAAGGATCACCGACAACAGGATGATTGATATAAGCCATATGA encodes the following:
- a CDS encoding glycosyltransferase, whose translation is MNKLRKLLRAYAKAAGKFESNEDNNQAIELYYLLSQVETMLSAIKYAVDYDREKIKRFDEYFWHYIENLKTVMLNPIRGSRSYYLVSQSLAAMDDAIQELRGRIEFKKEQLTGNQEAEKLKLLQLQEERLENFEKHFQEIKQLTEKNLDEFNRAHLKQDETLKIKKESTFGESSDGIGRDPYNLRSFQEQNEGSRLELLKELAPHLLKAGADNIPHIFHTIWLGSEWPALGVRETTLLNEEKGAYTVNPLEDNVTSVKRSNPDAAHLFWTDREIIPDSMQRWCDDRGIKLVQIQSIFPLKGDDLEKKLYSFYVNEKARQSYAAAADILRLMILRSIPGIYLDIDIRVDKELQEIEAKYGIRLNIGKVKYGYDSSLTKEGSCNNDIIMANEQAKETLEGFCRTLIENYEKTYEEIFAKPTPVDHKIIEYKKQFKTVDYYYLFKLTPMLTTGPGIVSEYYYRTRDHRAFEDHSVNGSPFFMENVQTWIRRKEYGDNTLMFRFDSRESAIEHIVTYILHDLKREPRVLRLENYRSALEEFGIGDEVVQILFTHAKEELRGIEAITGLEKYCTDLNTLNVILEAKGQLKNFDFGPLRALVSSKYEANLKQILNLLDSHNYELRGGGVKIGNKSYSHSAYEIRNIVAKVLDQGSISPKKYSDVVCDIEFILFNKDKATKGSHFFGWGARAASTVKLYNDIRELFYRPVQEDKGFDHGSAAAVSLK
- a CDS encoding Do family serine endopeptidase, coding for MTKIIRTAFAILLFNFGLPSANADTVQPLGTWAPILKNAMPAIVNVAVQGYIPNPNAAEEEEDNQSRPSAPPAQAEKPKKFQSIGSGVIVDPQNGVIITNDHVIRNASLITITLNDGRRLKAKLVGSDSETDLAVLKIDAKNLKSLPIGDSDKVEVGDFVVAIGNPFGLNSFGNSQTATFGIISATKRSDLNIEGVENFIQTDAAINPGNSGGALVNTKGELIGINTAIISPYGGNVGIGFAIPINMAKDVAQQLIKYGSIHRGLMGIFVQHLTPELAQAMGYSEDFQGALIAQVNQGSPAEKAGLRPGDIITRINDTPISQATQVKSTIGLLRVGTEAKLTIQREGKEMTVSAVVTDVKKHEQQLQANNPFLYGLALKNFEQDSPMHGHITGVQVTGALESSAGYRAGLRPGDIIISANKQPTPNVNTLQRIGLEQKKQLLVQVLRGPGALYLLIL
- the pgeF gene encoding peptidoglycan editing factor PgeF, producing the protein MIKLDANWTAPANVKAFTTLRQPGFSHEPYAANNLALHVGDNPHDVNLNRTRLKECFRMKEEPVWLEQIHSNICVVAEEDSNRVADAIISRKPSQPLAILTADCLPILMSNRKGTEVAAIHAGWRGLAKGIIENTLNKLLSPPKEVIAWVGPAICQSCFEVGEDVLESYQRHYPFCSNQFYPKGEKWQANLPGLAEKILTNLGVSAVFQSNACTFEQKKDFFSYRREPQTGRMATVIWFT